The following are encoded in a window of Artemia franciscana chromosome 19, ASM3288406v1, whole genome shotgun sequence genomic DNA:
- the LOC136039523 gene encoding histone H3.3A, which produces MARTKQTARKSTGGKAPRKQLATKAARKSAPSTGGVKKPHRYRPGTVALREIRRYQKSTELLIRKLPFQRLVREIAQDFKTDLRFQSAAIGALQEASEAYLVGLFEDTNLCAIHAKRVTIMPKDIQLARRIRGERA; this is translated from the exons atgGCACGTACAAAGCAAACAGCGCGTAAATCTACTGGTGGCAAAGCCCCTAGGAAACAATTGGCTACCAAGGCAGCTAGAAAATCTGCACCCTCTACTGGTGGGGTGAAGAAACCTCATCGTTACAG gCCTGGAACTGTTGCTTTGAGAGAAATCAGACGTTACCAAAAATCTACTGAGCTGTTGATTCGCAAGCTCCCATTCCAGCGTTTGGTTCGTGAGATTGCACAAGATTTTAAGACTGACTTACGTTTCCAGTCTGCAGCCATTGGAGCCCTACAG GAAGCCAGTGAAGCCTATTTGGTTGGTTTGTTTGAAGATACCAATTTGTGCGCAATTCACGCCAAGCGTGTCACGATTATGCCTAAAGACATCCAACTCGCCCGTCGCATTCGAGGAGAGCGTGCTTAA